One part of the Rhodospirillaceae bacterium genome encodes these proteins:
- the prfA gene encoding peptide chain release factor 1, protein MSLDEKLSRVVARHEELGHLMSDPGSMAAQDFAKMSKEYSDLTSVVEAINSWRDVTAELEDLEVMMADEDSDDEMRALAEEEKSESTAKVPELEHTIKILLLPKDEADEKNAILEIRAGTGGDEAALFAADLFRMYQRFSEERGWKFEMIEVNEIGIGGFKEAIAKVTGRSVFARLKYESGVHRVQRVPTTESSGRIHTSAATVAVLPEVEDVDIHIEPKDLRVDVYRASGPGGQSVNTTDSAVRLTHIPTGIIVICQDEKSQHKNKAKAMTVMRARLYDAERSKRDSERADARRSQVGSGDRSERIRTYNFPQGRVTDHRINLTLHKLDKVMDGDLDEIIVALTAEDQAAQLSEMA, encoded by the coding sequence ATGAGCTTGGACGAAAAACTAAGCCGGGTTGTCGCCCGTCACGAAGAATTGGGGCACCTGATGTCGGACCCTGGCTCAATGGCGGCACAAGATTTTGCCAAAATGTCCAAGGAATATTCCGACCTGACCAGCGTGGTTGAGGCGATTAATTCATGGCGAGATGTGACAGCGGAATTGGAAGACTTGGAAGTCATGATGGCGGATGAGGACAGCGACGACGAAATGCGCGCTCTCGCGGAAGAAGAAAAAAGCGAATCGACGGCAAAGGTTCCGGAACTGGAACACACCATCAAAATATTGTTGCTGCCGAAGGATGAGGCGGATGAAAAGAACGCCATCTTAGAAATTCGCGCGGGCACGGGCGGGGATGAAGCCGCTTTGTTCGCCGCTGATCTATTTCGCATGTACCAGCGTTTTTCGGAAGAGCGCGGTTGGAAGTTCGAAATGATTGAAGTCAACGAAATTGGCATCGGCGGTTTCAAGGAAGCCATCGCTAAGGTGACAGGCCGAAGCGTCTTCGCACGGCTTAAATACGAATCCGGTGTGCACCGGGTACAGCGTGTGCCGACGACAGAATCGAGCGGCCGTATTCATACCTCAGCCGCGACAGTCGCAGTGTTACCAGAAGTCGAGGACGTGGATATTCATATCGAACCTAAGGACCTGCGCGTCGATGTCTATCGCGCCAGTGGACCCGGGGGGCAATCGGTCAACACGACAGACAGTGCCGTGCGCCTGACTCATATTCCGACCGGTATCATCGTCATTTGTCAGGACGAAAAATCTCAACACAAGAATAAGGCCAAGGCGATGACCGTAATGCGCGCGCGGCTTTATGATGCCGAACGATCAAAACGCGATTCCGAACGTGCCGATGCACGTCGGAGCCAAGTTGGTTCCGGCGATCGTTCAGAACGGATTAGGACTTATAATTTCCCGCAAGGCCGGGTGACCGATCACCGCATCAATTTGACTCTACACAAACTTGATAAAGTGATGGATGGCGATCTGGACGAAATCATCGTGGCTCTGACGGCCGAAGATCAGGCGGCGCAATTGTCCGAGATGGCATGA
- a CDS encoding glutamyl-tRNA reductase, giving the protein MAGSLFSKGRPLVVGANHRSSSLGLRDRLFAEDHELPALFEKLREKGLTQALVASTCDRVEILTLDEDSDQAENAIVNCLAERGGISDAELSGQLYRHWDEGAVRHIFNVASSLDSQVIGEPQVLGQIKAAHRIARENGFIGSELEALMQAAFEAARRVRRETEIGKRPVSIAAAAVQTARDLHGDMARCSGLIIGAGDMGVMVAEALQSAGLADLTATHPTASRADAVSRGLDCAVAAFDDLSRLMVEADIVVAAVGARTHTLSSDMVQQSLAKRRHRPVFIVDTSVPGDVQPSTERLEEVFLYDLHDLEKVAEDGRAGREAEATEAERIISQEVADFVKDKNERVAVPVLVQLRQMFEDNRDTVLAEAGGDAEKATRLLINRLLHTPSLMLRGAASENGSDETPDWDTVEAVLRQVFDLDVPNKEKNK; this is encoded by the coding sequence ATGGCCGGTTCTTTATTTTCAAAAGGTCGGCCGCTTGTGGTTGGCGCAAATCATCGGTCCAGCAGTCTCGGGCTACGTGATCGCTTGTTTGCTGAAGATCATGAGCTTCCAGCCTTGTTTGAGAAATTGCGCGAGAAGGGCCTAACCCAAGCCTTGGTCGCGTCCACCTGTGACAGAGTGGAAATTCTCACATTAGATGAAGATAGCGATCAGGCGGAGAATGCCATCGTGAACTGCCTCGCCGAACGGGGAGGAATTAGCGATGCTGAGCTATCTGGGCAACTCTACCGACATTGGGATGAAGGCGCAGTTCGGCATATTTTTAATGTCGCGTCGTCATTAGATAGCCAAGTTATAGGTGAGCCGCAGGTGCTGGGCCAGATCAAGGCGGCACACAGGATCGCCCGTGAAAACGGCTTTATCGGTTCTGAGTTGGAAGCCCTGATGCAAGCCGCGTTCGAAGCCGCCCGCCGGGTGCGCCGCGAAACTGAAATCGGCAAGCGCCCGGTTTCCATCGCGGCTGCCGCGGTACAAACAGCCCGTGACTTGCACGGTGATATGGCGCGGTGCAGCGGCCTTATTATTGGTGCCGGGGATATGGGGGTGATGGTTGCGGAGGCTTTGCAGAGCGCAGGGTTGGCAGATTTAACGGCAACCCATCCGACTGCGTCACGAGCTGATGCTGTATCGCGGGGATTGGACTGTGCTGTTGCGGCCTTTGATGACCTGAGCCGATTGATGGTTGAGGCAGATATCGTTGTTGCTGCTGTTGGTGCCAGGACTCACACCTTGTCATCTGACATGGTGCAGCAAAGCCTTGCCAAGCGGCGTCACAGGCCCGTGTTCATCGTCGATACCAGTGTGCCGGGAGATGTTCAACCAAGCACCGAACGCCTGGAAGAAGTCTTTTTGTATGATCTTCATGATCTGGAAAAGGTCGCCGAAGACGGACGCGCGGGACGTGAGGCGGAAGCCACTGAGGCGGAACGGATCATCAGCCAGGAAGTGGCTGACTTTGTTAAAGACAAAAATGAGCGCGTGGCCGTGCCGGTTCTGGTGCAACTGCGGCAAATGTTTGAGGATAATCGCGATACTGTGCTGGCCGAAGCCGGCGGCGATGCGGAAAAAGCAACGCGTCTTCTGATCAATCGGCTTCTACATACGCCGTCATTAATGCTACGGGGTGCTGCATCCGAAAACGGCAGTGATGAAACGCCAGACTGGGACACCGTGGAGGCTGTATTGCGCCAAGTATTTGATTTAGACGTGCCAAATAAGGAGAAGAATAAATGA
- a CDS encoding histidine--tRNA ligase: MSSLKPVRGTHDLLPDEKRRQRFVEDTAREISGRYGFQEMATPIFEFSEVFSRTLGDTSDIVTKEMYSIEARDGEAITLRPEGTAGVARAFISNSLSHDLPLKFFYHGPMFRYERPQKGRQRQFHQIGVELLGVPSAQADVEVISLAAHLLDDLGLTDKITLELNSLGDTESRATYRDKLVAYFQKHLDGLSEDSRERLDRNPLRILDSKNEGDREIVADAPLLADSLNDTSKQFFDDLISGLQTLGIAYDMNPRLVRGLDYYCHTAFEFTTDTLGAQGAVLAGGRYDGLVKQMGGPPTPGIGWAAGMERLAMMVGDAAPEAGRPIVIVPVGGEAASKALTLTDQLRKAGFTVELGYSGNVGKRMKRANKLNAHTVIMLGEDELARDAATVRDMESGDQTEVPLPSLEEHLSQYR, from the coding sequence ATGTCTTCATTGAAGCCCGTTCGGGGCACCCATGACCTATTGCCTGACGAAAAGCGCCGTCAGCGTTTCGTTGAAGATACCGCACGGGAAATTTCAGGTCGTTATGGGTTTCAAGAAATGGCGACGCCGATCTTTGAATTCAGCGAGGTGTTTTCGCGCACTCTTGGCGATACGTCGGATATTGTTACTAAGGAAATGTATTCGATTGAAGCCCGTGATGGCGAAGCGATTACGCTGCGTCCCGAAGGAACGGCCGGTGTCGCCCGGGCGTTTATTTCAAATAGCCTGTCTCACGACCTGCCATTAAAGTTTTTCTATCACGGCCCAATGTTTCGGTATGAACGCCCGCAAAAAGGTCGCCAGCGTCAGTTCCATCAGATCGGTGTTGAACTGCTGGGCGTGCCGAGCGCTCAGGCCGACGTCGAGGTTATTTCTCTGGCGGCACATTTGCTGGATGATTTGGGGCTTACCGATAAGATAACCCTGGAATTGAATTCGTTGGGTGATACGGAAAGCCGAGCGACCTATCGAGACAAACTGGTCGCGTATTTTCAGAAACACTTGGATGGTCTTTCGGAAGACAGTCGCGAACGGCTTGATCGCAACCCGCTTCGCATTCTGGATTCCAAGAACGAAGGTGACCGCGAGATCGTCGCAGACGCGCCTTTGCTTGCGGACAGCTTGAATGACACATCGAAACAGTTCTTTGATGACTTGATCTCCGGATTACAGACGCTTGGCATTGCCTACGATATGAACCCGCGGTTGGTTAGGGGCTTAGACTACTATTGCCATACAGCATTTGAATTCACGACGGATACCTTAGGCGCACAAGGGGCCGTGCTTGCGGGCGGGCGCTATGACGGCTTGGTCAAGCAAATGGGCGGACCACCGACACCTGGGATTGGCTGGGCTGCGGGGATGGAGCGGTTGGCGATGATGGTCGGTGATGCTGCCCCAGAAGCTGGGCGCCCGATTGTTATTGTGCCCGTTGGGGGCGAGGCCGCATCAAAGGCTTTAACCCTGACCGATCAATTGCGGAAAGCCGGATTTACCGTTGAGCTAGGATATTCCGGCAATGTCGGCAAACGCATGAAACGCGCCAACAAGCTGAATGCCCACACCGTCATAATGTTAGGGGAGGACGAGTTGGCCCGTGACGCCGCCACCGTCCGTGATATGGAATCCGGCGATCAGACTGAAGTCCCTTTGCCATCGCTGGAAGAACACTTGTCTCAGTACCGTTAG
- the ispG gene encoding flavodoxin-dependent (E)-4-hydroxy-3-methylbut-2-enyl-diphosphate synthase: MSTTNLTAARRTSVPVKIDNVTVGGDAPIMVQSMTNTDTADAEGTAAQVAALAEAGSEVVRITVDREDAAKAVPYIREKLDAQGIDVPLVGDFHYIGHTLLTKYPACAEALAKYRINPGNVGFREKKDVQFSTMIDVAQKYNKPVRIGVNWGSLDQELVIHLMDENAKSDNPLEASEITQEALVQSALMSAARAEDLGMSRDKIILSCKVSEVQSLITVYRNLAARGDYALHLGLTEAGMGSKGIVASTAALGVLLQEGIGDTIRVSLTPAPGGDRTEEVIVAQQILQTMGLRAFMPLVTACPGCGRTTSTVFQHLADKIQTYVREKMPIWREQYTGVENLNLAVMGCIVNGPGESKHADIGISLPGTGEEPSAPVFIDGKKVKTLRGPKIAEEFQVIVDDYVAKRYGDETAPSAAAQ, translated from the coding sequence ATGTCTACGACAAATTTGACCGCTGCTCGGCGTACAAGCGTCCCGGTAAAGATCGATAACGTAACCGTTGGGGGCGATGCGCCCATCATGGTTCAGTCGATGACCAATACGGATACAGCCGACGCCGAAGGAACCGCGGCGCAGGTCGCGGCCCTTGCCGAGGCAGGGTCTGAAGTCGTCCGCATTACCGTTGACCGGGAAGACGCCGCCAAGGCTGTTCCTTATATCCGGGAAAAACTGGACGCCCAAGGGATCGATGTGCCGTTGGTGGGCGATTTCCACTACATCGGTCACACGCTTCTGACAAAGTACCCAGCCTGTGCCGAAGCGCTGGCGAAGTACCGAATTAATCCCGGTAATGTAGGCTTTCGCGAAAAGAAAGATGTTCAGTTTTCGACCATGATCGACGTCGCCCAAAAATATAACAAGCCGGTACGGATTGGCGTTAACTGGGGCAGTTTGGATCAGGAACTCGTGATCCACTTGATGGATGAAAATGCCAAGTCTGACAATCCGCTGGAAGCTTCCGAAATTACCCAAGAAGCCCTCGTTCAATCAGCACTGATGAGTGCGGCTCGGGCCGAAGACCTGGGCATGTCTCGGGATAAAATTATTCTGTCGTGCAAGGTGAGCGAGGTCCAAAGCCTGATCACTGTCTATCGGAATTTAGCGGCGCGCGGCGACTATGCTCTGCATTTGGGTCTCACGGAAGCCGGGATGGGATCGAAGGGAATTGTTGCATCAACGGCGGCCTTGGGTGTCCTGCTGCAAGAAGGCATTGGCGACACCATTCGTGTATCTCTGACACCGGCCCCCGGCGGCGACCGTACCGAAGAAGTCATCGTTGCCCAGCAGATTCTTCAAACCATGGGGCTTCGTGCCTTTATGCCGCTGGTAACAGCGTGTCCCGGATGTGGACGCACGACCAGCACAGTCTTCCAGCATTTGGCGGATAAAATTCAAACCTATGTTCGCGAGAAAATGCCGATCTGGCGTGAGCAATATACCGGCGTTGAAAATCTGAACCTCGCTGTCATGGGCTGCATTGTGAATGGGCCTGGGGAAAGCAAGCATGCGGATATCGGCATCAGTTTACCGGGGACGGGGGAAGAACCGTCAGCGCCCGTCTTTATCGATGGTAAAAAAGTTAAAACCCTCCGCGGGCCTAAGATTGCCGAAGAATTTCAGGTCATTGTCGATGACTATGTGGCCAAGCGGTATGGGGACGAAACCGCCCCGTCTGCTGCGGCTCAATAG
- a CDS encoding DUF4115 domain-containing protein, which translates to MSGETENGNENTVGTLLRASRLRRDEDLRDVSHILRVRLLYLEAIEDGRYNDLPGNAYAIGFIRAYSEHLGLDSEEVVRRYKVESSGGGDSSRLVFPSPIPENSVPGGAILFIGVVVAILAYGGWYVSSTQDGFLTNLVSPIPDRLASMAGKEKSDGTDEGTGVGKKEAVEPEKNSSPVSATAADAPMNKPENKPQDKVEPAPADIETSAGGPVVPEKMKPADTPVSAAAIKKEVEKKVEKKVEKKEVAKVPETPTANAAPAVVPPKEASPRVETNRSATDTPTAEPAPQTNGAKTKTEETPRPTAEPVAEQSPEIKKPAPQAAPAPQAAPAPQAAPAPQVAPAPQVATVPPAEGKSRILVRAKDDSWILIRDGGSNKLLTRKLLRAGETYRVPNRPGLTLQAGNAGALEISVDGETVPAIGAVGAVLRSVALDADRLREGKAVAP; encoded by the coding sequence ATGAGTGGCGAAACAGAAAACGGCAACGAAAATACTGTTGGCACGTTGTTGCGGGCGTCACGCCTTAGACGTGATGAAGACTTGCGAGACGTTTCGCACATTCTTCGTGTTCGTCTGTTGTATCTCGAAGCGATTGAAGACGGTCGTTACAACGACCTTCCCGGAAACGCTTACGCAATCGGATTTATCCGCGCATATTCAGAACACCTTGGCCTCGATAGCGAAGAGGTCGTTCGGCGTTACAAAGTGGAATCGTCCGGCGGCGGAGATTCATCCCGGTTGGTTTTCCCGTCTCCCATACCTGAGAACAGCGTTCCGGGTGGCGCAATTTTATTCATTGGCGTTGTTGTCGCAATTTTGGCCTACGGCGGCTGGTATGTGAGTTCTACGCAGGATGGTTTTTTAACGAACTTGGTGTCCCCCATACCGGACCGTCTCGCATCCATGGCCGGAAAAGAGAAGAGTGATGGGACGGACGAAGGGACGGGCGTTGGGAAAAAGGAAGCGGTAGAGCCTGAGAAAAACTCATCGCCTGTTTCTGCAACCGCAGCCGATGCGCCCATGAATAAACCAGAAAATAAGCCGCAGGATAAAGTGGAACCTGCGCCCGCTGATATTGAAACTTCAGCCGGTGGTCCTGTCGTACCTGAGAAAATGAAGCCAGCCGATACGCCGGTTTCCGCTGCTGCGATAAAAAAAGAAGTAGAGAAAAAGGTCGAGAAAAAGGTCGAGAAAAAAGAAGTGGCGAAGGTGCCTGAAACGCCTACGGCAAACGCAGCCCCTGCGGTCGTGCCACCCAAAGAAGCAAGTCCTCGGGTCGAGACTAATCGTTCTGCAACCGATACACCGACGGCAGAGCCCGCCCCTCAAACAAACGGTGCAAAAACAAAGACTGAGGAAACGCCTCGCCCGACCGCAGAGCCAGTCGCGGAACAATCCCCTGAGATTAAAAAGCCAGCACCCCAAGCCGCGCCAGCACCCCAAGCCGCGCCAGCACCCCAAGCTGCGCCTGCCCCCCAAGTTGCACCCGCTCCTCAAGTTGCGACGGTACCACCGGCGGAAGGCAAGTCCCGCATACTGGTTCGCGCCAAGGATGACAGTTGGATTCTTATTCGTGATGGTGGGTCTAATAAATTACTTACGCGCAAATTGCTCCGTGCTGGTGAAACCTATCGTGTTCCCAACCGCCCTGGCCTAACGTTGCAGGCTGGCAATGCGGGAGCTTTGGAAATATCAGTGGACGGTGAAACAGTTCCTGCCATTGGTGCTGTTGGTGCTGTACTCAGAAGCGTTGCTTTAGATGCCGACCGACTGCGCGAAGGCAAAGCTGTTGCGCCGTAA
- a CDS encoding aspartate kinase — protein MALIVQKFGGTSVADIDRIKAAALRAKKEVDAGNQVAVVLSAMSGVTNKLVEYVSEITALHDAREYDSVVSTGEQVTTGLLALALQELGVSARSWLGWQIPIHTDGAHGRARIQSIETEEMHKRLDAGEVCVVAGFQGLGPDNRITTLGRGGSDTSAVALAAALKADQCDIYTDVDGIYTSDPRIVSAARKLNKITYEEMLEMASLGAKVLQTRSVELAMKCGVRLQVLTSFADVPGTLVVDEEEIVEKEMVSGIAYSRDDAKITLSSVADRPGQAAGIFGPLADANINVDMIVQNVSADQQATDITFTLPKEDLNKAIETLQQRQEELGFKSLNSDPDVVKISVVGVGMRSHAGVAGMMFKTLAEKGINIQVISTSEIKVSVLVAEEYTELALRALHSAYGLDAD, from the coding sequence ATGGCCTTGATTGTGCAAAAATTTGGTGGGACCTCGGTCGCCGACATTGATCGGATTAAGGCCGCGGCTCTGCGCGCCAAAAAAGAAGTTGATGCGGGTAACCAAGTTGCCGTCGTGCTTTCCGCTATGTCCGGTGTGACCAACAAGCTGGTGGAATATGTCAGCGAGATCACGGCCCTGCACGATGCCCGTGAATACGATTCCGTTGTATCGACCGGTGAGCAGGTGACGACGGGGCTTTTAGCGCTAGCGTTGCAAGAGCTTGGCGTTTCCGCCCGGTCTTGGCTGGGTTGGCAAATTCCAATCCATACGGATGGCGCACACGGTAGGGCGCGTATTCAGTCCATCGAAACCGAAGAAATGCACAAGCGCTTGGATGCTGGCGAAGTTTGTGTGGTTGCTGGATTTCAGGGATTGGGCCCGGACAACCGGATCACAACATTGGGACGTGGCGGGTCTGACACGAGTGCCGTCGCTTTGGCGGCTGCGTTGAAGGCCGACCAATGTGACATCTACACCGATGTTGATGGGATTTATACGTCGGACCCGAGAATAGTTTCGGCGGCACGGAAATTGAATAAAATCACCTATGAGGAAATGTTGGAAATGGCGTCCCTCGGAGCTAAGGTCCTGCAGACCCGTTCCGTGGAATTGGCCATGAAATGTGGGGTCCGCCTACAGGTTCTAACGAGCTTTGCCGATGTGCCCGGGACCCTAGTCGTTGATGAGGAAGAGATCGTGGAAAAAGAAATGGTTAGCGGCATCGCCTATAGCCGGGATGATGCAAAAATCACCCTATCGTCAGTCGCCGATAGGCCGGGTCAAGCTGCTGGTATTTTTGGGCCTTTGGCAGATGCGAATATCAACGTCGATATGATTGTACAGAACGTTTCAGCCGATCAGCAAGCGACAGATATTACCTTTACGCTGCCCAAGGAAGACCTGAACAAGGCGATAGAAACCCTGCAGCAAAGACAGGAAGAATTGGGTTTTAAATCCCTTAATTCTGACCCGGATGTGGTGAAAATTTCTGTCGTCGGTGTTGGCATGCGCAGCCATGCCGGTGTGGCCGGGATGATGTTTAAAACCCTGGCGGAAAAGGGCATAAATATCCAAGTTATCTCGACATCTGAAATCAAAGTCAGTGTCTTGGTGGCGGAGGAATATACCGAGCTCGCGCTCCGGGCGCTGCATAGTGCTTATGGGCTTGATGCGGACTGA
- the ubiG gene encoding bifunctional 2-polyprenyl-6-hydroxyphenol methylase/3-demethylubiquinol 3-O-methyltransferase UbiG: protein MTASTEASKSPPDSTADAEEIARFAAIADTWWDATGKFRPLHKLNPTRIEFIRDHVAAHFGRDITTDRPFEGLTFLDVGCGGGLVCEPLCRLGGTVTGIDAAEESLGVARHHAEQGGLNITYRRALPEEILEEGSRFDVIINMEVVEHVTDMDIFLDICGQLVKPGGVMAASTINRTLKSLALAKIGAEYILRWVPAGTHDWRKFVKPSELAQGLRPPGIEFQDIKGMSYSPITDEWRLSSDLDVNYLVFATKSN, encoded by the coding sequence ATGACAGCATCGACGGAAGCATCCAAATCCCCTCCTGACAGTACGGCAGATGCGGAAGAAATCGCCCGCTTTGCGGCCATCGCAGATACGTGGTGGGACGCAACAGGAAAGTTCCGCCCGCTGCATAAGCTGAATCCGACCCGGATCGAATTTATCCGTGACCATGTCGCAGCACATTTTGGCAGAGACATCACCACCGACCGACCCTTCGAGGGACTGACGTTTCTGGATGTCGGCTGCGGTGGGGGGCTGGTATGTGAGCCACTCTGTCGCTTAGGTGGAACCGTCACCGGCATCGATGCGGCGGAGGAAAGTCTTGGCGTCGCCCGCCATCACGCGGAACAAGGCGGACTTAATATCACCTATCGCCGCGCCCTGCCTGAAGAAATATTAGAAGAAGGCAGCCGGTTCGACGTGATCATCAACATGGAAGTAGTCGAACACGTCACCGATATGGATATCTTCTTGGATATTTGCGGGCAGTTGGTCAAGCCGGGGGGCGTCATGGCGGCATCCACCATCAACCGCACCCTAAAATCCCTGGCCCTGGCAAAAATTGGTGCGGAATATATTCTGCGTTGGGTTCCGGCGGGAACCCATGATTGGCGAAAGTTTGTTAAGCCGTCTGAACTGGCGCAAGGTCTCCGCCCGCCCGGGATCGAATTTCAAGATATCAAAGGAATGAGCTACAGCCCCATTACTGACGAATGGCGCTTAAGCTCTGATTTGGATGTAAATTATTTGGTTTTCGCCACAAAGAGCAACTAG
- a CDS encoding DUF1178 family protein, producing MIVFQLTCSNAHEFEAWFRSSDSFEQQGAAGDVECPYCGDVHVMKAPMAPNVVTSRQKSVVREPAETKASNQPSNQPSNQPSNQPSDQPSDQAAEVRAREVAEQILRAVGKLRDQIEETTDDVGDKFVDEARRIHYGETEERGIRGVATEQEASELDEEGIDVFRLPTGPRKNS from the coding sequence ATGATCGTTTTTCAACTCACCTGTTCAAACGCCCACGAATTTGAGGCTTGGTTTCGCAGCAGCGATTCTTTCGAGCAGCAAGGTGCCGCAGGCGATGTGGAATGCCCGTACTGCGGCGACGTCCACGTGATGAAGGCGCCAATGGCACCCAACGTGGTGACGTCGCGCCAGAAAAGTGTCGTTCGGGAGCCGGCTGAAACTAAGGCCAGCAATCAACCAAGCAATCAACCAAGCAATCAACCAAGCAATCAACCAAGCGATCAACCAAGCGATCAAGCAGCTGAAGTTCGTGCCCGCGAAGTGGCGGAGCAAATTCTTCGTGCCGTTGGCAAGTTGCGTGACCAGATTGAAGAAACCACCGATGACGTTGGTGATAAGTTTGTCGATGAGGCCCGGCGCATTCATTACGGCGAAACAGAAGAACGCGGCATTCGTGGTGTCGCTACCGAACAAGAAGCATCGGAATTGGACGAAGAGGGAATTGACGTCTTTCGACTGCCGACGGGCCCCCGCAAGAACAGCTAA
- a CDS encoding class I SAM-dependent methyltransferase: MTIAKDAKHNTTMISPWVKRFAPLVPEGGDVLDLACGSGRHMRHFLSRGHPVIALDRDVEKVSDFASNPNVEIIKADLEAGHTWPFPDRRFAGIVVTNYLYRPLFPTLVDALAEGGILIYETFGIGNERHGHPRNPDFLLQNHELLDFFKDRLKIIAFEQGIADPPPHTRVLQRICATKRADAEPLKLFSD, encoded by the coding sequence ATGACAATTGCAAAAGACGCAAAACACAATACGACGATGATTTCACCCTGGGTTAAACGGTTCGCACCTTTGGTTCCGGAAGGCGGCGATGTGCTAGATTTAGCATGTGGAAGTGGGCGCCACATGCGCCACTTTTTAAGCAGAGGCCACCCCGTTATCGCTTTAGACCGAGATGTTGAGAAGGTCTCAGATTTCGCGTCGAACCCAAACGTCGAGATTATTAAAGCAGATTTAGAAGCCGGTCATACATGGCCCTTCCCGGATCGGAGGTTTGCCGGAATCGTGGTCACAAATTACCTTTATCGCCCTTTATTTCCGACTCTTGTCGATGCTTTAGCTGAGGGCGGTATTTTAATTTATGAAACGTTTGGAATTGGCAACGAACGCCACGGACACCCACGCAATCCGGACTTTCTTCTCCAAAACCATGAACTCCTGGATTTTTTCAAAGATCGGCTAAAGATCATTGCCTTTGAGCAAGGCATCGCCGACCCGCCTCCCCACACCAGAGTGCTTCAACGTATTTGCGCAACCAAACGCGCAGACGCTGAACCACTCAAACTATTTTCGGATTAG
- a CDS encoding carbon-nitrogen hydrolase family protein: MSDTFKVACVQTNSPRDVAPSIEQASDFIRQARDAGADFITTPECVNLMEPKGRQLREKIRYQEEDECLKAFQKLAEETGAWLLAGSLLIRIGDDKAANRSFLIGPDGDIKAQYDKIHMFDVDLGNGEFYRESKLYEPGKSSVMADLPWGKLGMTICYDVRFPHLYRAHGHAGADFITVPAAFTRTTGKAHWHVLLRSRAIENGCFIFAAAQTGEHAEGRETYGHSLIIDPWGEVLADGGEETGFVIADIDVSKVAKARGKVPSLTHDRTFDA, encoded by the coding sequence ATGTCTGACACTTTCAAAGTTGCCTGCGTCCAAACCAATTCACCGCGCGATGTGGCCCCTAGTATTGAGCAAGCCAGCGATTTCATTCGCCAAGCACGGGATGCTGGCGCGGATTTTATTACGACGCCCGAATGCGTGAACTTGATGGAGCCTAAGGGCCGCCAGCTTCGAGAAAAAATCAGATATCAGGAAGAAGACGAATGCCTGAAGGCGTTCCAAAAGTTGGCAGAGGAAACCGGCGCTTGGCTATTGGCGGGTTCACTCCTGATTAGGATCGGCGATGATAAAGCCGCCAATCGGTCGTTTTTGATTGGTCCTGATGGCGATATTAAGGCGCAGTATGACAAGATTCATATGTTTGATGTGGACTTGGGCAACGGTGAATTCTACCGCGAATCAAAGCTTTATGAGCCGGGGAAATCAAGTGTCATGGCTGATCTTCCCTGGGGCAAATTGGGGATGACGATTTGCTATGATGTACGGTTTCCCCATCTTTATCGTGCCCATGGCCATGCTGGCGCAGACTTCATCACCGTGCCTGCAGCCTTCACCCGCACGACCGGCAAAGCGCATTGGCATGTATTACTGCGGTCCCGGGCCATTGAAAACGGATGCTTTATTTTCGCGGCGGCACAAACGGGTGAGCATGCGGAAGGCCGCGAAACCTATGGGCATTCTCTGATCATTGATCCGTGGGGCGAGGTATTGGCCGACGGCGGTGAAGAAACCGGCTTCGTCATTGCCGATATTGATGTCTCCAAGGTGGCCAAGGCCCGGGGGAAAGTCCCCTCTTTAACCCATGATCGGACGTTTGACGCCTAA
- the grxC gene encoding glutaredoxin 3, whose product MPKVEIYTTPICGFCAQAKMLLSKKGVEFTEINVMMDRGKRQEMETRSNGGTTVPQIFIGDKHVGGCDDLFELEFDDELDALLK is encoded by the coding sequence GTGCCGAAGGTTGAAATTTATACGACGCCGATTTGCGGGTTTTGCGCCCAGGCAAAAATGTTGCTGTCCAAAAAAGGCGTCGAATTTACCGAGATTAACGTCATGATGGACCGTGGTAAGCGCCAGGAAATGGAAACGCGATCCAATGGTGGTACCACAGTGCCGCAGATTTTTATTGGCGATAAGCATGTTGGCGGCTGCGACGATTTGTTTGAGCTGGAATTCGACGACGAACTCGATGCGCTTTTAAAATAG